The sequence TGCCTAAGGGCTGAACGCTATATTAACAAGCTTAAGGGTCGACTGTGAAGACTCGTAATTAAGGAAAGAGGTATTTGGCATGAATTATGGAATAGTCAGTCAAGAGCAGCTGGAGCAGATTGATACAATTCTGGCCAGCAAGCTCATTAAACTTGGTGTCGATTGTGTCATCATTATAGATATGGCAGGCAATATAATCACTGCCAAAGATAACGGTGAGAGTAAATATGATGTGTATTCCTTTGCTGCTCTGGCCGCAGGAAATTTTGCAACAGTAGATGCTATGGCCAAATTGGTTGGTGAGGCGGAGTTTTCCCTGCTTTTCCATAAAGGTCAGGAATCGAATATCCATTTCAGTAAGATTGATGATGAGTTGTTACTTATATCTATGTTTGGAAAGGACATATCTCTCGGTTTTCTAAGACTAAACGTGGTTGAAGCTATCGAACAGATCCGTAAAGTTTGGGAAGGTGGCAACGGCTGATTTAATTCTGACAGCTTTCATTTTTGTAAAAAAACAGATGCGTTTAATACCGGGGGTAATGCGTTGAGTTTTATTAATTTAAAAGACAAAGTAGTTCAGGTTAAAATTGTTTATTATGGCCCTGGCAGGTGTGGTAAGACAACAAACTTGGAATATGTGAATCGTAAATTTCGTGACCAGATTCAATCAGAAATGGTTAGTCTGAAAACACACGGGGATCGAACGTTATTCTTTGACTTTCTACCCTTTGATATGGGCCAGATTAAGGGATATGACATTAAAATTCAGCTCTATACTGTACCTGGACAGGTGAAATATAATGCTACTCGAAAACTTGTTTTAAAAGGGGTAGATGGCGTTGTTTTTGTTGCTGACGCCATGGAGAAACAGCGCGAAAAAAATATCCGTTCACTGAACCAGTTACACGAAAATCTCCAGGCATATAAAGAATCAATCTTTAAGATTCCTCTGGTTATCCAATACAACAAGGTCGACTTGAAAGATCATGGAGTCCCGATATTGCCCACGGCAGTTCTGCGAAAAGATCTGAACAGTCGGCTGAAAGTACCGGATTTTGAAGCAAGTGCTATTACGGGATATAATGTTGCGGCAACCTTGAAAAAGATTATTTCATCAACGGTTGTTTCTATACAGAAAAAATTACTATAGGGAATAGACGGTGACACAGCAGAGCGGAAATCAATTTGATGATGATCTGACCGTTGGTTTTGATAACGATGGATCTTTTTCTACGGATTCTATAGACCTTTTTGAATTTACCAGTGATGAAGAATCTCCCATTGCCAGGTTAAAAACGATAATTCTCTCAATTGACTGGGAAATAAACGACGAAATCCTCGGGCAACTGGAAGATGAACTTGTGGATCTCAGTGACATCTGGGCCGATGACAAAATCAAACTGGTTTACATTCAGGGCCTAAGTAAAATTGGGAAGTACATTTATAAAGAGAGGGCCAACGCTCATCCCAATTCAATTAAACTGCTCATTACCTTTTATCATAATCTGGAGAAGATTGTTTCTTCAGGAGATTTAATGAGTGAAGATGAGAAAAAGCAGTTACTTGTCGAAGATGTGAAAAAATTTGACCAATTAAAATCACAGATTGGCTCATCCGCTCCTAAAAAAGAGATGGTCGCTTCATCGGTTCCAGTTGCAGATGATATAAGTGATGGCATTTTACAATTAAAAAAACTGAAGGCTCAGGTTCTCGGGATTGACTGGGAAATTAATGATACTGAGCTACAGAAACTGAGTGATGAAGTTCAACGCCTTGAAGGCATTTTCGCTCAAAGTAAAGCAAAATTGATCCTTCTTCAGGGAATTGGCTCGCTGGGTTCCTATATTAACAAGATGAGAAGTGGTTCAAACAGCAAAGCGTTCACCCTTCTTCATTCTTTTTATAATGCTCTTGAAACAATTTCTTCCTCCAGCCTTTCAGCTGAAGATGAAAAACGCTTACTTCTTTCTGAAGTTGAAAAATTCAAATCATTTAAGGCAGAGATTTCTCAGGTGCACGTTGGGACAGAAGAAGAAGCACGGGATGACCGTATTCCACCTGAACAAGATGTACCCCTTGAATCTGAAATTCCCCAAGCTCCATCTAAGGAAGTCCTTCCTGTAGATAAGAGTATGGATGAAATTGGGGTGGCCGCTGATGTTGACGATCGACTCGCCTCCGTTTTTGGCGATATCAGTGAAGATGATGGGGAGGGCGTTGATGCAAGTGCTGCTCTTCAAGGTGTAGATGTAGAAACCGAAGCGGATGATGATTCAGAGGAAGATGCCCTTCCATATGAGGATGGTTCAATTGCTCCAGCGCTTGCAGAGGCCGATGAAGAAAGTAGTTTCAGTGTTGAAAAACTGGCTGGTGATCTTGTCGAATCAATAGAAACCGAGGTTCCCGATGATATTGTGGAATCAGAGAGTATTCTTCCGGGTGTCGATGTTGAAACTGAAGCTGATGATGATTCCGATGAGGACGAGCTTCCGTTTGAGGGTGATGAAATTGCTCCTGCTTTAAGTGGAACGTTCAGTGATGAAGATTTTGAAAAGGATAGTCTGGACGTAACCAGTGATGATTCAGAATCCGACGACCTTGATAGCAGGTTGGACTCATTTTTTGATGATGAGGTGCAAACTTCCTCCCAAGAGTGGAGTGGTGATAAGAAAGACACAGGTGAAGAGCCTGTTGAAGAAGGTTTTGTACCAGATGAAGATGGCTTTGTTGCTGCATTAAGCGGTATTACTGAAGAAGATACCGAAGAAGATACGAAAGAAGAAGCAACAGTAAGTGATGATACTGAAAATGTTTTAGTTTCTGCTGAAGAAGAGATTCCAGCAGCACTTAGTGACTTTGCTGAAGATGACTTCCAGCCAGTCCTTGAAGAGCCTGACTTCGCAGTAGAAGAAGAACAGACTGAAGAAGACGATTCTGAACCTGTCTTTACTGCAGTCGAGGAACCGTCTCTTCCTGAAGGAGTGTCAGAAGAGAATGTGGAAGAGCAGCTTTCATTTTTTGACGAAGAAGAATCTGGCAACTCCGAACCTGATGAGCCATCCGTTGTTGAAGACATGCTTCAAGACGAAAATCCTGAAGACCAACTTTCGTTTCTTGATGAAGAAATTCCTGCTCCAGAGTCAACAGAGTCCGCAGATGATATAGATACGTTTTTTAACGATTACGATGATGACGTTGAGGAGGCATTATCCTACACTGATACAGATACGTCACCGACTCCTGCTCTCAGTTCTGAGCTTGAAGATGTGGACGGAGAAGAGAGTAGAGAGATTGGGGCTTCTTTCTTCGAAGATGCTGATGGACCTGAGAATACCCTTGATGAAGAAAGTCTCTCGTTTTTCGATGAAGAGAAGGAGTCTCTATTTGAAGAAGAACCTGGTGAAGCAATCGTTCTGGAAGAAGGTGATGAAGGTGATGAAATCCAGTTTACCGTTCCTGGAGAAATTGCTGCTGATGATGATTTACAAGATACTGTACTTAAAGATTCATCATTTGATGATATTATTGAATTTAATGTACCAGGAGAAGAAGATTCTTCGGAGGTACTAAATGATAGTATTGAGGATTCTGAGAGCTCTGAAGTTGTTTTTGAAGTGGTCGACGATGATGTGGAAGTCGATCCGCTTCCTGGTGAAGAGTATGCCGATGAGTATGAAGATTTGGCAAATTCTGATCAGAAAGAAGATGTTGTGTTCCTTGAAGCCCAGGATGTTGGGTTCTCAGTTGAAGACTTTCAGGATATTAATCTTTTTATAGGACTTTTAAGGGATGATATTACAGAAGATGGTATTCAAAATGTCTTAACAGAACTTAATAGACTTAGAAATAACAGTGCTTCCACTCCCACCATCAAAATATTCCTGCAGTTACTCTCAACGGTCTGTCAAAGTCTTGAGAAAATAACTTCTGCGGATTCCATTGCGGAAAGGCTTGAGTTGATAGAAGAAATTTATTCCGGCCTTGAATCATGTGTTACTCCTGAAATCACAATAGAAGCGGTTCAGACGCGGTTACTCGGTTGTACCACTCGGGTATTACTTATGCAGAACAATGAGGTGACGCAAACGGAAGCCCTTGTGGTTGAGGATGAAGAGGAAGTGTCCGCTGAAGTTTTAAGCAGTGTAAGTGATTCAATGGTTGATGACTCTGTCGATGATGAGGAAATATTCCCCGATGAATCTACTGAAAGAGATGATCAGCTGAGAGAGTATGTCCATGAGGAGTTAGCTGACATTAAAAAACTTTTTATCGATGAAATTGCAGCACTTAGGAAAGAATTTATTGATAAGTAATTAGCGAATTTATAACAGATAAAGAAGACCTGCTCCGATGGAGCGGGTTCTTTTTTTTGTTTTTATCGTCTATTTTCCACGAGAATTTTATAAAAACACCATGATCCTGGTGAATTATCGTTTTTTTCATACATTAATAGCGTAAGCTATCTGTTTACAAAATGATATTGAGAGATTTGATTAGCGGTTCAGTCCTATAACGGACAGGATTGCATAGAAAAAGAGCCAGCTGAGAACAAAGAGAAGGAGAAGAGTGAATTTACTGTTTTTCTTTTGTAGATACGCAATGGCAAAAAGTAGGGACGCAGGGAAGATCACTCCAGCGAGTAATGGTGGCAGGTAACGTAGGAGTTCCTGTAAACCAAGAAAAAACCACGGGCCATTGATGTGGGTCACTCCAAGGTGGTCAGGTTCAAAGGGTGCAGTCACAAAAACAGAAAAAATGAAAATGGAGATGGACAATATGATATGACGGTTAAATGGGACTCTGTATTTTTTCACATGACTCCAGGCAAGCCATCCCCAGAGAAGACCAAATCCAATGATATGGTTAAGATAGATCCTTTTCATTCCACTGTCTGAGATGGAAAAAAGGAGATTGTTTATTGTTGATCCAATAAAAGGGATATCAAGAAGTATTGCTTCTGCGATCATTCCTGCTGAAAATCCTGTGGCATCGCCGCGGAGAACATAGCCGGTGAAGAGAATAAGGAGGGCTACTGGAAGTGTTGCTGTGAGCATCACCCACTGTTTGTCTGAATAACTTTGAGCCTGAGAAAAAATTCCAATTAGGTGGCAGATGCTGAATAGAAAAAAGAGCTGACTGGAATAGAAATGGAGAGAACGGAAATA comes from Desulfocapsa sulfexigens DSM 10523 and encodes:
- a CDS encoding GTP-binding protein, whose translation is MSFINLKDKVVQVKIVYYGPGRCGKTTNLEYVNRKFRDQIQSEMVSLKTHGDRTLFFDFLPFDMGQIKGYDIKIQLYTVPGQVKYNATRKLVLKGVDGVVFVADAMEKQREKNIRSLNQLHENLQAYKESIFKIPLVIQYNKVDLKDHGVPILPTAVLRKDLNSRLKVPDFEASAITGYNVAATLKKIISSTVVSIQKKLL
- a CDS encoding roadblock/LC7 domain-containing protein, whose amino-acid sequence is MNYGIVSQEQLEQIDTILASKLIKLGVDCVIIIDMAGNIITAKDNGESKYDVYSFAALAAGNFATVDAMAKLVGEAEFSLLFHKGQESNIHFSKIDDELLLISMFGKDISLGFLRLNVVEAIEQIRKVWEGGNG
- a CDS encoding cytochrome b N-terminal domain-containing protein, whose product is MKLIRKTFEDIRWGEFSLLSLYISVLSGIIVGLQYDPATPLYSVTTLDMLVPFGGYFRSLHFYSSQLFFLFSICHLIGIFSQAQSYSDKQWVMLTATLPVALLILFTGYVLRGDATGFSAGMIAEAILLDIPFIGSTINNLLFSISDSGMKRIYLNHIIGFGLLWGWLAWSHVKKYRVPFNRHIILSISIFIFSVFVTAPFEPDHLGVTHINGPWFFLGLQELLRYLPPLLAGVIFPASLLFAIAYLQKKNSKFTLLLLFVLSWLFFYAILSVIGLNR